In the Candidatus Saccharimonas aalborgensis genome, one interval contains:
- the uvrB gene encoding excinuclease ABC subunit UvrB has protein sequence MDIFQLSSPYKPTGDQPTAITQLLAGLDAGTRQQTLLGVTGSGKTFTMANIIAKRNVPILVLAHNKTLAAQLFSEFKQFFPDNEVHYFVSYFDYYQPEAYIASSDTYIEKDSAINEEIDRLRHAATSALLTRRDCIIVASVSCIYGIGSPDDYAEMSMKIVRGERRLQDKFVRQLTDIQYKRNDIDFARGTFRVRGDVVDVFPAGSDIAVRIEFFGDEVERITTIDPLTGEIISEPEAVSIFPSSHYVTPKQKVERAIEGIKKEFDERLAWFETHDKYLEAQRLSQRTKFDLEMLEETGFVKGIENYSRYLTDREPGEQPATLLDYFPDDFLLFVDESHVTLPQVRGMFNGDRARKEVLVEHGFRLPSALDNRPLRFDEFEKHINQVIYVSATPADYELEHSPTPAQQVIRPTGLLDPEIQVRPTKGQIDDLISEIRERTAKQQRVLVTTLTKRMAEDLSAHLIDLGIKTAYIHSDIDTLERGDILRDLRMGVYDVLVGINLLREGLDLPEVSLVAIIDADKEGFLRSERSLIQTIGRAARHVDGTVIMYGDVMTDSMKRAISETNRRRDIQQKYNEAHDITPRGVDKSIDEGLRAIIPQKESIEKKLNLNKIPKDEYASLVKDLTGQMSLASANLEFERAAELRDLIAEIKGKMK, from the coding sequence GTGGATATATTTCAGCTTTCTTCGCCCTATAAACCGACTGGGGATCAGCCGACGGCTATTACTCAATTGCTGGCCGGACTCGACGCAGGAACGCGTCAACAAACCCTACTCGGTGTGACGGGGAGTGGCAAAACTTTCACCATGGCAAATATCATTGCCAAGCGAAATGTACCGATACTAGTATTGGCCCACAACAAGACGCTTGCAGCGCAATTATTTAGTGAGTTCAAGCAGTTTTTCCCTGATAACGAAGTGCATTATTTTGTCAGTTACTTTGATTATTATCAGCCCGAGGCATATATTGCGAGCAGTGACACGTACATCGAAAAAGATTCGGCCATCAATGAAGAAATCGATCGTTTGCGCCACGCGGCGACAAGTGCGCTTTTAACGCGCCGAGATTGCATTATTGTGGCGAGTGTCAGCTGCATCTATGGTATCGGTTCGCCAGATGATTATGCTGAGATGTCGATGAAAATCGTGCGCGGAGAACGGCGTCTCCAGGATAAGTTTGTTCGCCAGTTGACTGACATTCAGTACAAGCGAAATGACATAGATTTTGCTCGGGGCACATTTCGGGTGCGTGGTGATGTGGTGGATGTTTTTCCGGCTGGGAGTGATATTGCGGTACGAATAGAGTTTTTTGGAGACGAAGTTGAACGCATCACAACGATCGATCCGCTTACTGGCGAAATAATTTCTGAGCCAGAAGCCGTTTCGATTTTTCCTTCAAGCCACTACGTCACTCCAAAGCAAAAAGTGGAACGAGCAATCGAAGGCATCAAAAAAGAGTTTGACGAGCGACTGGCGTGGTTTGAGACGCATGACAAATATCTCGAAGCACAGCGCTTGTCGCAGCGAACAAAGTTTGATCTTGAAATGCTAGAGGAAACAGGATTTGTTAAGGGAATTGAAAACTATAGCCGCTACCTGACTGATCGTGAGCCAGGTGAGCAGCCCGCCACATTGCTCGATTATTTCCCCGATGATTTTTTGCTTTTTGTCGACGAGAGCCATGTGACGCTGCCTCAAGTGAGAGGTATGTTCAATGGTGACCGCGCCCGCAAAGAAGTGCTCGTCGAACACGGTTTCCGGCTACCGAGCGCGCTCGACAACCGACCGCTTCGTTTTGATGAGTTTGAAAAACACATTAATCAAGTTATTTACGTCTCGGCAACACCAGCGGACTACGAGCTGGAGCATAGCCCGACCCCAGCTCAGCAGGTGATTCGACCGACAGGGTTGCTTGACCCCGAGATACAAGTACGCCCAACCAAAGGTCAGATAGACGATTTGATCTCCGAGATACGTGAACGAACTGCAAAGCAGCAGCGTGTTCTTGTCACGACACTGACTAAGCGAATGGCCGAGGATCTATCGGCACATCTCATCGATCTTGGTATTAAGACGGCTTATATCCACAGCGATATTGATACATTGGAGCGAGGTGACATTTTGCGTGATTTGCGCATGGGAGTATACGATGTGTTGGTTGGAATCAACCTACTTCGTGAAGGGCTTGATCTGCCAGAGGTATCACTCGTGGCAATTATCGACGCGGACAAAGAAGGATTTTTGAGGAGTGAGCGGAGCCTCATACAGACAATTGGACGAGCTGCCAGGCATGTCGACGGCACGGTGATTATGTACGGCGATGTCATGACCGACAGCATGAAGCGCGCAATCAGCGAAACGAATCGCCGACGTGATATTCAGCAAAAATATAACGAAGCGCACGACATCACCCCGCGGGGTGTCGACAAAAGCATCGACGAAGGCCTTCGTGCCATCATTCCGCAGAAAGAGTCAATCGAGAAGAAACTCAATCTCAATAAAATACCGAAAGATGAGTATGCGAGCCTCGTAAAAGACTTGACG